The stretch of DNA CGCTTTAGGCTACTAAACTGCCGCCATGGCCTCGTGCTCATCTACGATGGTACGAGGCACCAATTCCTCGTGTGGGACCCCATCACCGGCGACCAGCACCACCTAGCCATCCCCGCGCCGTTCGACAAGGCAGCGGGGATCCTGATCAACGGGGCGGTGCTTCGTGCTGTGGGGGACATCCACCACTTCCGTGTGGTCTGTATTGCAACACGCGGATTCAGCATGCCAGATGGAGAAGCAGCGCTCGCTTGCGTATACTCGTCGGAGACCGGCATGTGGGGTAACCTCATCTCGACGACGATTCCGTCCGGCCTCGACTCTCGTCTCTACTACATATTTGACATCACAGTTTCCATTGTGCCGATGCTGGTTGGGCACTACCTTTACTGGACTCTTACTGATTGTTCATCAATCATCCTTTAGTT from Triticum dicoccoides isolate Atlit2015 ecotype Zavitan chromosome 6A, WEW_v2.0, whole genome shotgun sequence encodes:
- the LOC119314445 gene encoding uncharacterized protein LOC119314445; protein product: MSSRRHLSAAAAPLDDENLLPEILLRLPPQSSSLPRASLVCKRWRSLASDPGFLRRFRIHHRRNPPLLGCFVQELHGISFLPALEAPNRVPPGRLSLEAAHLCRFRLLNCRHGLVLIYDGTRHQFLVWDPITGDQHHLAIPAPFDKAAGILINGAVLRAVGDIHHFRVVCIATRGFSMPDGEAALACVYSSETGMWGNLISTTIPSGLDSRLYYIFDITVSIVPMLVGHYLYWTLTDCSSIIL